From Leptospira saintgironsiae:
CCGACGTTCGCAACGGCACGAGTTTGCTCTGCAAACGAAGTGACGGACGCGAATGTGGCGGAGCCCGAGCGAGTGAGTCGCGAAAGCGATCTCCGAGCGGAGCGGAAGCACCGATAGTTAGGCAGCAGTATCGCCCCTAACACATTGCACCCAAGCCCTACTCTATGAAATCCTCAAATAGAATAAAAGCAATTAGTGGCAAATTTACTTTCAAATTATAAAAGTAGCGAACCCTTTTCGCAGGATTTAACAAAAGATAGATGCAAGTAGTTCCGATCGATTCCTAACATTCTGCAAAACATTTCAGCCTACGATATAAAGCAAGAAAAGGGGGAAAAGCGGTCGAAACTTAAAGTGGATCTTGGATTTGGTCGGCTCTAAGGTAAAATCTAAAACTTATATAATAAAAATAAAAGAAAATCGCGATATTGCGCCTAACGACCAAGGTGTTCCGACGTTTGCGATGGCACGAGTTTGCTCTGCAAACGAAGTGACAGAAGCAAATGTGGCGTAGCCCGAGCGAGTGGGTCACGAAGTGAGCCCCGAGCGGAGCGGAAGCACCGATAGTTAGTCGCCGTAATTTGGCTAATCAACTTCTCTCGACTTTGGTACCTTACTCCATGGATACTTTCCAACTAAAGAATGTAAGTATTCACGAATGGCATCTGAACTTATAATCGCCAATTTAACAATAAAAGTTGTATAATTTCTTAAAGCATTCAGATGAATATTTTCTGTCTCAATGAGTTTATGTACTATACCTCCTCTTAGCGTCATAAACTTATCAAGTCTCTTTACAGATTGTTCAAAAGAATTATTCTTCCATTTCCACGAATGACTCAGATTTTTCATCCCTAATGTGTCGCAAATGAACTTATCTATCTGCTTAGGTCTGGCAGTGTTGAAGTCTTGAGATAATCTTTCACAATTCAAAATTATTTCTTCTCGCCAGCCATTATCGCTAATTTTCCATATTGCACGTTCATCTTTCTGATTCTTTAATGAATTCGATATTGATACCAATAGATGAGCCGGAAGATCACCGGATTTTTTTGCCTCTTGAGCCAGAAATTTAGTACCATTAAGAGCGGCTGCCTCTAAAAAAG
This genomic window contains:
- a CDS encoding HEPN domain-containing protein codes for the protein MYQIADDLKEGNVLDINKKKKALYKSTIVQLCAAWESFLEAAALNGTKFLAQEAKKSGDLPAHLLVSISNSLKNQKDERAIWKISDNGWREEIILNCERLSQDFNTARPKQIDKFICDTLGMKNLSHSWKWKNNSFEQSVKRLDKFMTLRGGIVHKLIETENIHLNALRNYTTFIVKLAIISSDAIREYLHSLVGKYPWSKVPKSREVD